A DNA window from Pogona vitticeps strain Pit_001003342236 chromosome 2, PviZW2.1, whole genome shotgun sequence contains the following coding sequences:
- the LOC110070903 gene encoding inhibin beta E chain, whose amino-acid sequence MAPAYGLQGKGTPLAALVLLWTSLAWVEGRPGCPSCKMPPLEPNAEKAFLVEVAKQQILQKLNLKERPNITHPVPRVAVTNALRRLHMGKGRPDGAGRFSSWESPETDKQGYEIISFAETEPSGLLQFQLTHPKGQDMHVLEAQLWLHLKAHQNITLQIYLAGDRRVALGEQKLGSKGSGWHPFSLMPALQSFFEHEEKTLRLELECQGCPSSAAVWLTSAGSSYQPFLVVKAKVQEPGHQVTKRSLSCDQNSEVCCRKDYYVDFRDIGWNDWIFKPEGYQINYCMGECPVHLAGTPGIAASFHTTVFNLVKANNIRTSGRSCCVPTQRRALSLLYFDPNSNLIKTDIPDMVVDACGCS is encoded by the exons ATGGCTCCTGCTTACGGTCTTCAGGGCAAGGGAACCCCCCTGGCCGCACTGGTCCTCCTATGGACCTCTCTGGCCTGGGTTGAGGGCCGACCCGGCTGCCCTTCCTGTAAGATGCCCCCTCTGGAGCCCAACGCTGAGAAAGCCTTCCTGGTAGAAGTGGCCAAGCAGCAGATCTTGCAGAAACTGAACCTGAAGGAGAGGCCTAACATCACTCATCCGGTGCCACGTGTGGCCGTGACCAACGCACTGCGGCGCCTGCACATGGGCAAAGGCCGGCCAGATGGGGCCGGGCGCTTTTCCAGCTGGGAGAGCCCCGAGACCGATAAACAGGGGTACGAGATCATTAGTTTTGCAGAGACAG AGCCTTCTGGACTGCTGCAGTTCCAGCTCACTCACCCAAAAGGCCAAGATATGCATGTTCTCGAGGCTCAGCTGTGGCTCCATCTCAAGGCCcaccaaaacatcacattgcagaTCTATCTGGCAGGGGATCGGCGAGTGGCCCTAGGGGAGCAGAAACTGGGTAGCAAGGGCAGTGGTTGGCACCCTTTCTCCCTCATGCCAGCTCTTCAGAGTTTCTTTGAGCACGAAGAAAAGACTCTGCGTCTGGAGCTGGAGTGCCAAGGCTGCCCTTCCAGTGCTGCAGTTTGGCTGACCTCTGCAGGGAGCTCCTACCAGCCCTTCCTGGTGGTGAAGGCCAAGGTACAGGAGCCTGGCCACCAGGTAACCAAGCGCAGTCTGAGCTGTGACCAGAACTCTGAGGTGTGCTGCCGGAAGGACTATTATGTCGACTTCCGGGACATTGGTTGGAATGACTGGATCTTTAAGCCAGAGGGTTATCAGATAAACTACTGCATGGGCGAATGTCCTGTGCACCTGGCAGGCACACCTGGTATAGCAGCCTCTTTCCACACAACGGTCTTCAACTTGGTCAAAGCCAACAATATCCGGACTTCTGGCCGCTCTTGCTGCGTCCCCACCCAAAGGCGGGCCCTTTCTCTCCTCTACTTTGACCCCAACAGCAACCTCATCAAGACAGACATTCCTGACATGGTCGTGGATGCTTGTGGTTGCAGCTAA